The following proteins come from a genomic window of Pseudomonas syringae:
- a CDS encoding DUF4823 domain-containing protein, with translation MRSLVLLLALLALNGCMKVSDMGEGVREQFSDAGLLDHSSTRRTANWRVQPDSFIYIAQGAFVPPGKAYPRPNVVAEEAFKGFVEYFPMVRRAPAPMGLDEAMTEARSAGAHYLLYTRFARADDRISNWDQWSDQEAVDRLGVDSGVIQLMLIETSTRYLIDSARIRSRGGLLTLYDTSPEDLLGPPLEDYARTLLGVER, from the coding sequence ATGCGTAGCCTGGTTCTGCTGCTCGCGCTGTTGGCGCTGAATGGCTGCATGAAAGTCAGTGATATGGGCGAAGGCGTTCGCGAGCAATTCAGCGATGCGGGCCTGCTTGATCACAGCAGCACCCGTCGTACCGCCAACTGGCGTGTGCAGCCTGACTCATTCATTTACATCGCCCAGGGCGCTTTTGTACCTCCCGGCAAAGCCTACCCGCGTCCCAACGTCGTTGCCGAAGAGGCCTTCAAAGGCTTCGTCGAGTACTTCCCGATGGTCCGTCGTGCCCCTGCGCCAATGGGGCTTGATGAAGCCATGACTGAAGCGCGCAGCGCAGGCGCCCATTATCTGCTCTACACCCGTTTCGCCCGGGCTGATGACCGCATCAGCAATTGGGATCAATGGTCCGATCAGGAAGCGGTGGACCGCTTGGGCGTCGACAGCGGCGTCATTCAACTGATGTTGATCGAGACCAGCACACGCTACCTCATCGACAGCGCCCGCATTCGCAGCCGTGGCGGATTGCTGACGCTTTACGATACAAGCCCCGAAGATTTGCTAGGCCCGCCTCTTGAAGACTACGCTCGTACTCTATTGGGCGTGGAACGCTAG
- a CDS encoding DUF1285 domain-containing protein → MTDSNKAGDLFAQIPKTKGLPPVHLWNPDFCGDIDMRIARDGTWYYQGTPIGRKPMVRLFSTIMRRDGDDYFLITPVEKVGIKVDDAPFVAVSLDVQGEGEGQVLRFLTNVEDKTEAGPEHPLRVVTDPDTQEPAPYVLVRNNLEALIHRNVFYQLVELAVSREIDSQRWLGVWSHGVFFKIGLEP, encoded by the coding sequence GTGACCGATTCAAACAAGGCAGGCGATCTTTTCGCACAGATTCCCAAAACCAAGGGGTTGCCGCCTGTTCATCTGTGGAATCCGGATTTTTGCGGCGATATCGATATGCGTATCGCCCGTGACGGCACCTGGTATTACCAGGGCACGCCGATAGGGCGCAAGCCGATGGTCCGGCTGTTCTCGACCATCATGCGACGCGATGGCGATGATTACTTTCTGATCACACCTGTGGAAAAGGTCGGCATCAAGGTGGATGACGCACCGTTTGTGGCGGTCAGTCTCGACGTGCAGGGGGAAGGTGAGGGGCAAGTGCTACGCTTTCTGACCAATGTGGAGGATAAGACCGAAGCCGGGCCCGAGCATCCACTGCGGGTGGTGACGGACCCCGATACCCAGGAGCCTGCGCCTTACGTTCTGGTGCGCAACAACCTTGAAGCACTGATCCATCGCAACGTGTTCTATCAGTTGGTCGAACTGGCGGTTTCCCGTGAAATCGACAGCCAGCGCTGGTTGGGCGTCTGGAGCCACGGGGTGTTTTTCAAGATCGGTCTCGAACCTTGA